A single region of the Geovibrio ferrireducens genome encodes:
- the trmFO gene encoding methylenetetrahydrofolate--tRNA-(uracil(54)-C(5))-methyltransferase (FADH(2)-oxidizing) TrmFO: MNPVHIIGGGLAGSEAAYQLAKRNIPVIIYEMRPDVMTPAHSGGGFAELVCSNSLKAEATDTGSGLLKAELELMDSLLIRIAKECRVPAGGSLAVDREMFSARVTETLSAMENVRIMRGEVREIPADRPLIIASGPLTSDILADKIKNLMGGGLYFFDAISPIIDFDSVDMTKCYFKSRYGKGDPDYLNCPMTKGEYDAFYDALMDSEKVAFEDFEKMNMFEGCMPIEEMAARGRKTLAFGPLKPVGLEHPETDKRYYAVLQLRKENEEGTAYNLVGCQTKMKTGEQKRVFRMIPGLENAEFLRYGSVHRNTYINSPSKLDDRFRYEDGLYFAGQITGVEGYLESIASGLIAGHDLALRLTGGESRAFPRETALGSLGLFVTDKYEATRKKYVPSNFHFGMLPAPEERIKDKKLKKSMMAEKAVSALKAFLDKTEI; the protein is encoded by the coding sequence ATGAATCCCGTTCATATAATAGGCGGCGGTCTCGCAGGGAGCGAGGCCGCTTATCAGCTTGCCAAACGCAATATCCCTGTGATTATTTATGAGATGCGCCCTGACGTAATGACCCCCGCCCACTCCGGCGGCGGTTTTGCAGAGCTTGTATGCTCCAACTCCCTCAAGGCGGAGGCGACAGATACGGGTTCGGGTCTCCTCAAGGCGGAACTGGAGCTTATGGACAGTCTCCTTATCCGCATTGCGAAAGAGTGCAGGGTTCCTGCGGGCGGCTCACTTGCCGTGGACAGGGAGATGTTCTCCGCCAGAGTCACCGAAACGCTTTCCGCAATGGAGAACGTGCGCATAATGCGCGGTGAGGTCAGGGAGATTCCCGCTGACAGACCGCTGATTATCGCAAGCGGTCCTCTGACATCGGATATTCTGGCTGATAAAATAAAGAACCTGATGGGCGGCGGACTGTATTTCTTTGATGCCATATCGCCCATTATAGATTTCGACTCAGTGGATATGACCAAGTGCTATTTCAAAAGCCGCTACGGCAAAGGTGACCCTGATTATCTCAACTGTCCTATGACAAAGGGTGAGTACGATGCCTTTTATGATGCGCTCATGGATTCTGAAAAGGTTGCCTTTGAGGACTTCGAGAAAATGAACATGTTTGAAGGGTGCATGCCCATTGAGGAAATGGCTGCCAGAGGCCGCAAAACCCTTGCATTCGGCCCTTTGAAACCTGTCGGGCTTGAGCATCCTGAAACAGATAAGAGGTACTACGCCGTTCTTCAGCTCCGTAAGGAGAATGAGGAGGGCACGGCTTACAATCTTGTGGGCTGTCAGACCAAGATGAAGACCGGCGAGCAGAAAAGGGTGTTCCGGATGATTCCGGGGCTTGAAAACGCAGAATTTCTCCGTTACGGTTCTGTTCACCGCAACACATATATCAATTCCCCCTCTAAACTGGACGACAGATTCAGGTATGAGGACGGATTATACTTCGCAGGACAGATAACAGGCGTGGAAGGCTATCTGGAATCCATAGCATCCGGACTCATCGCCGGGCATGACCTCGCACTGAGGCTCACCGGAGGCGAAAGCAGAGCATTTCCGAGGGAAACCGCCCTCGGCTCGCTGGGTCTGTTTGTTACCGATAAATACGAGGCGACACGGAAAAAATACGTGCCGAGCAATTTTCACTTCGGTATGCTGCCCGCTCCGGAAGAGCGGATAAAGGACAAAAAACTGAAAAAAAGCATGATGGCGGAAAAGGCTGTCAGCGCTTTGAAGGCTTTTCTGGATAAAACTGAAATATAG
- a CDS encoding DUF494 family protein, translating to MEKFVIALNLVIDYIDSSDKVSEKDLADYLQSTGFEDNEIRQVLAVLDMNSFAPFAGYRYFSRKEKNIFTDEAMNYLQKLNITGVMDMVSLETVIESLLDTDNYRIGVEQVKNHVLFNLMEKKSLFAESAGDYEEYDH from the coding sequence GTGGAAAAGTTTGTGATTGCACTTAACCTGGTAATCGATTACATCGACTCCTCTGACAAGGTCAGCGAAAAGGACCTTGCCGACTATCTCCAGTCCACAGGGTTTGAGGACAACGAGATAAGACAGGTGCTTGCCGTTCTTGACATGAACAGCTTTGCCCCTTTTGCGGGCTACAGATACTTCTCCAGAAAAGAGAAAAATATTTTCACCGACGAGGCGATGAACTATCTCCAGAAGCTCAACATCACAGGGGTTATGGACATGGTGTCGCTGGAAACTGTTATAGAGTCGCTCCTTGATACGGATAACTACCGCATAGGGGTTGAGCAGGTGAAAAACCATGTTCTCTTTAACCTCATGGAGAAAAAGTCCCTTTTTGCTGAAAGCGCAGGGGATTACGAGGAATACGATCACTAA
- the dprA gene encoding DNA-processing protein DprA, whose protein sequence is MNFRLAYTYLALKSVKGISDETVSKVLGRLGTLDGVFDLGVTELAEAGFNQRQAQAVISRNVDRKFVEDQINLARKHNIDITTIEEGGYPPMLREIHSPPAVLFSRGRLEPLRMPCIAVVGSRNASRTSMAYTEKLSEDLAEVGFNVVSGFAAGIDIHAHRGALKKGYTTAVLGNGLMSLYPEANVRYADKVCESGCFLSEFPLDEPPHARNFPIRNRIISGVSHGVVVVEASTKSGSLITARYANEQGREVFAVPASPDSRNRATNDLIRNGARLIESYYDVVEEFSRLLPRGKFIDKQEESNIVFDSPEKHKIYNLLAKGPLNRDELCITAAMKVGDMMVILSELELEGVIICDIDGKYRINGGAGGKVCDCT, encoded by the coding sequence AGGGATAAGCGATGAGACAGTTTCAAAAGTTCTGGGGAGGCTGGGCACACTGGACGGCGTGTTTGACCTCGGAGTGACGGAGCTTGCCGAGGCCGGATTCAATCAGCGTCAGGCGCAGGCAGTGATAAGCCGCAATGTGGACAGGAAATTTGTAGAAGACCAGATAAACCTCGCACGGAAACATAATATAGACATAACAACAATAGAGGAGGGCGGCTATCCGCCCATGCTCAGGGAGATTCATTCCCCGCCCGCCGTGCTTTTCAGCAGGGGGAGGCTTGAGCCCCTGCGCATGCCCTGCATAGCTGTTGTGGGTTCCAGAAATGCCTCCCGTACATCAATGGCCTACACCGAAAAACTGTCAGAGGATCTGGCTGAGGTCGGGTTCAATGTGGTAAGCGGCTTTGCCGCCGGAATAGACATTCACGCCCACAGGGGAGCACTTAAGAAGGGGTATACAACAGCGGTTCTCGGCAACGGGCTGATGAGCCTTTACCCGGAAGCCAATGTCAGGTACGCGGACAAGGTCTGTGAATCCGGCTGTTTTTTAAGCGAATTTCCCCTGGACGAGCCGCCTCACGCACGCAATTTTCCCATACGAAACAGAATAATAAGCGGAGTTTCCCACGGTGTTGTCGTTGTGGAGGCCTCCACAAAAAGCGGCTCACTCATCACCGCCAGATACGCAAATGAGCAGGGCAGGGAGGTGTTCGCAGTACCCGCCTCGCCGGACAGCAGAAACCGGGCGACCAACGACCTGATCAGGAACGGGGCACGGCTCATAGAGAGCTACTACGACGTTGTGGAGGAGTTCAGCCGCCTTCTGCCGAGGGGAAAATTCATTGACAAACAAGAAGAGAGTAATATAGTCTTTGACAGTCCTGAAAAGCACAAAATCTATAACCTCCTTGCAAAAGGCCCCCTGAACAGAGACGAACTTTGCATCACGGCAGCAATGAAAGTCGGTGATATGATGGTAATCCTCAGCGAGCTTGAGCTTGAAGGCGTTATAATTTGCGACATTGACGGCAAATACAGAATAAACGGAGGCGCAGGTGGAAAAGTTTGTGATTGCACTTAA
- a CDS encoding GGDEF domain-containing response regulator, whose product MEKALVVDDSRLIRKSIRTELEKFSYKVDEAADLAEARKKLAENDYDVVTLDMVLPDGKGLDLCREMKYEQRFEQTTVIIITSLIDDSVRIQCFQNGAFGYFLKNSVREGLGVFLQNVKDFVGTCCFGGMKALLVEDSKLQRNFISGLLKKSGVSPICMENIDSAMDLLKSGSYVPDIVLIDYFFGSGKTSGEFVNFLKKDYNFKNIPIIAMTVSDDREVRNSLFYTGVNDFFHKPFDVEEFYLRLRAHLLNKILLDDMEKTNKLLQLQAITDGLTGIYNRRYFYETLSKEDSRFRRTKEPYSVILFDIDHFKRINDRFGHILGDEVIREIASIARSLTRDSDSVARYGGEEFIILLPETDCGGAYTLAEKLRKTIESTVFKGISARITGSFGVACISETRCSEKLVNLADERLYQAKNMGRNLVVSNETVVK is encoded by the coding sequence ATGGAAAAAGCATTAGTTGTTGATGACAGCAGGCTCATCCGCAAAAGCATCAGAACCGAGCTGGAAAAATTCAGCTACAAAGTTGATGAAGCGGCTGATCTCGCTGAGGCAAGAAAAAAACTGGCAGAAAATGATTACGATGTAGTTACGCTGGACATGGTTTTGCCGGACGGTAAAGGGTTGGATCTGTGCAGGGAAATGAAGTATGAACAGAGATTTGAACAGACAACTGTGATCATCATTACCTCCCTTATTGATGATTCGGTGCGCATACAGTGTTTTCAGAACGGAGCGTTCGGCTATTTTCTGAAAAACTCTGTAAGGGAAGGTCTAGGTGTCTTTCTGCAGAATGTCAAAGACTTCGTGGGAACCTGCTGTTTCGGCGGAATGAAAGCTCTTCTCGTTGAGGACAGCAAGCTCCAGCGGAACTTTATCAGCGGTCTTCTGAAAAAATCCGGCGTGAGTCCCATATGTATGGAAAATATTGACAGCGCAATGGATCTGCTGAAAAGCGGGAGTTATGTGCCGGATATTGTTCTGATCGATTACTTCTTCGGTTCGGGTAAAACCAGCGGCGAGTTTGTCAACTTTCTTAAAAAAGACTATAACTTCAAGAATATCCCCATTATAGCCATGACCGTCTCTGATGACAGGGAAGTCCGCAACAGCCTGTTTTATACGGGAGTTAATGACTTTTTTCATAAGCCTTTTGATGTGGAGGAGTTCTATCTGCGTCTGAGGGCACATCTTCTCAATAAAATTCTGCTGGACGACATGGAAAAGACAAACAAACTTCTCCAGCTTCAGGCCATTACGGACGGACTCACCGGTATATACAACAGACGCTACTTTTATGAAACACTCAGCAAGGAAGACAGCAGATTCCGCCGCACAAAAGAACCGTATTCAGTGATACTGTTCGATATTGACCATTTCAAAAGAATCAACGACAGGTTCGGGCACATACTTGGTGATGAAGTGATCAGAGAGATAGCCTCTATTGCCCGCTCACTCACGAGAGATTCGGACAGCGTTGCCCGCTACGGCGGTGAGGAGTTTATCATCCTCCTCCCGGAAACCGACTGCGGCGGAGCATACACTCTGGCTGAAAAGCTGCGTAAAACCATTGAATCAACAGTTTTCAAAGGGATCAGCGCCCGCATTACAGGCAGCTTCGGCGTTGCATGCATTTCAGAAACCAGATGCAGCGAGAAGCTGGTTAATCTGGCTGACGAAAGGCTGTATCAGGCAAAAAATATGGGCAGGAACCTTGTGGTAAGCAACGAAACT
- the xerA gene encoding site-specific tyrosine recombinase/integron integrase → MNKDRAIADFILYLKNEKNASEHTIKAYSGDLTELAEYLETEKINDVKSVDFFILRGFAASLFDRDISKSTAERKIACLKSFFKFLHKKGITDDNHARMLKFPKKEKKAFNVFNIDDLLNLLELPDKTEAAGMRDALILELMYGTGVRVSELTGLNISDVDLRGMRMRVRGKGKKERIIPLGDILGELIAEYMRVRADVPAEGHYPKDDAVFLNKYGTRLTERSVGRIVEKYLKEAGLPPDFSPHSFRHSFATHLLEGGADLRTIQELLGHESLSTTQKYTHLNLSDLLRVYDQTHPKAK, encoded by the coding sequence ATGAATAAAGACCGTGCGATCGCCGATTTCATTTTGTACCTGAAAAACGAAAAAAACGCCTCAGAGCATACAATAAAGGCGTATTCCGGTGATCTGACCGAACTTGCTGAATATCTGGAAACTGAAAAAATAAACGATGTGAAATCTGTGGATTTCTTTATTCTGCGTGGGTTTGCCGCCTCACTTTTTGACAGGGACATTTCAAAATCCACAGCGGAACGAAAGATAGCCTGCCTGAAATCATTCTTTAAATTTCTGCATAAAAAAGGGATCACCGATGACAACCACGCCCGTATGCTTAAATTTCCGAAAAAAGAGAAAAAAGCCTTTAATGTCTTTAATATAGACGACCTCCTGAACCTCCTTGAACTTCCTGACAAAACAGAAGCCGCCGGAATGCGTGATGCGCTTATACTGGAGCTTATGTACGGAACGGGTGTGCGTGTTTCTGAGCTCACAGGGCTGAATATTTCCGATGTTGACCTCCGCGGCATGCGCATGCGCGTTCGCGGAAAGGGGAAGAAGGAGCGCATAATCCCCCTTGGTGATATACTGGGGGAACTTATAGCGGAATATATGCGTGTGCGTGCCGATGTGCCTGCTGAGGGGCATTACCCGAAGGATGATGCTGTGTTCCTCAACAAATACGGCACAAGACTGACCGAACGCTCTGTCGGGCGCATTGTGGAGAAGTATCTGAAAGAGGCGGGGCTTCCGCCGGATTTCTCTCCGCACTCGTTCAGGCATTCCTTCGCCACACATCTTCTTGAGGGCGGGGCTGATCTCCGCACCATTCAGGAGCTTCTGGGGCATGAATCCCTCTCCACAACGCAGAAATATACTCACCTGAACCTCAGTGATCTCCTGAGAGTGTACGATCAAACCCATCCGAAAGCAAAATAG
- the topA gene encoding type I DNA topoisomerase → MAKNLVIVESPAKAKTIEKYLGRSYKVLASVGHVKDLPSNKLGVDIENGFQPEYITIRGKKKVLDDLKKEAQTAEKIFLAPDPDREGEAIAWHIAGELGKKNMEKVKRVYFNEITKKGIHEGIENPVDINMDMAMAQQSRRVLDRLVGYLVSPLLWKPLKFGLSAGRVQSVALRLICEREEEIEKFKPEEYWTIDGMFLLDNDENRKLKARLEKKDGKKIKVGKKEEADKVLSDLRKASFSVTDVARKTVMQKAPLPFSTSMLQQEASRKLGYSAKRTMVNAQKLYEGMDLGAQGPAGLITYMRTDSVRISDEAAKEAADYIKKEFGSDFLTKGVRKAKETKVKTQDAHEAIRPTSVERTPESVEKFLTAEQYKLYKLIWERFVASQMADAEYDQSTITITGGAYEFKTQGKILKFPGFRKLYIEGDEEAQKDAEAILFDIKENTPAKAESFDPKQNFTQPPARYTEASIIKTLEQEGIGRPSTYASIISTIQEREYVETAEKKLRPTELGRIVNRLLVSNFPSIFEIKFTAGLETDLDKVAEGAVKWDEVLDEFFRSFKPVLDVAEKQFSVNLTLDSECPKCGGGLVIKYGKNGSFAACSKYPECDFSSDYERQEDGSIKLIEKPKNESTGIECDKCGKEMVIKKSRFGEMLACSGYPECKNIKQYVRDEEGKVKLVEEMTAEISTPCPKCGGKLAVKKGRRGNFIACSGYPECSFTANITTDAKGNISPEILKVDENVKCEKCGSPMALKKGPRGRFFACTAYPKCKNAKPIQTLEDGTITVKE, encoded by the coding sequence ATGGCTAAAAACCTTGTTATTGTTGAGTCTCCGGCGAAAGCCAAAACCATAGAAAAATATCTGGGCAGAAGTTATAAAGTTCTTGCAAGTGTGGGACATGTTAAAGATCTTCCCTCAAACAAGCTGGGGGTCGATATAGAAAACGGCTTTCAGCCTGAGTACATCACAATCAGAGGAAAGAAAAAGGTGCTGGATGACCTCAAAAAAGAGGCTCAGACTGCGGAAAAAATCTTCCTCGCTCCCGACCCCGACCGTGAAGGGGAGGCCATCGCATGGCATATAGCCGGCGAACTCGGCAAAAAGAACATGGAAAAAGTGAAAAGGGTCTATTTCAACGAGATTACCAAGAAAGGTATTCACGAGGGGATAGAGAACCCTGTTGATATAAACATGGACATGGCAATGGCTCAGCAGTCCCGCCGCGTGCTGGACAGGCTTGTGGGCTATCTGGTCAGCCCGCTTCTGTGGAAGCCGCTTAAGTTCGGCTTATCCGCCGGAAGGGTGCAGTCCGTGGCTCTCCGCCTCATCTGTGAGCGCGAGGAGGAGATAGAGAAGTTTAAGCCGGAGGAATACTGGACAATAGACGGCATGTTCCTTCTGGATAATGACGAAAACAGAAAACTCAAAGCCAGACTTGAAAAAAAGGACGGCAAAAAGATAAAAGTCGGTAAGAAGGAAGAGGCGGACAAGGTTCTCTCCGACCTCAGGAAAGCCTCATTCTCCGTGACTGATGTCGCGAGAAAAACCGTAATGCAGAAGGCGCCCCTGCCTTTCTCCACCTCAATGCTTCAGCAGGAGGCCAGCCGCAAGCTGGGTTACTCCGCAAAGCGGACAATGGTCAATGCACAGAAGCTTTATGAGGGTATGGATCTCGGCGCTCAGGGACCTGCGGGTCTTATCACCTATATGCGTACCGACTCGGTGAGAATATCCGATGAGGCAGCTAAGGAAGCGGCGGACTACATCAAAAAGGAATTCGGCTCAGACTTCCTCACAAAAGGCGTAAGAAAGGCAAAAGAAACAAAAGTGAAAACTCAGGACGCTCACGAGGCCATACGCCCCACATCTGTTGAGCGTACTCCTGAATCAGTGGAAAAGTTTCTTACAGCAGAGCAGTATAAGCTGTACAAGCTGATCTGGGAACGTTTTGTGGCGAGCCAGATGGCCGATGCCGAATATGACCAGAGCACGATAACAATCACAGGCGGAGCCTATGAGTTCAAAACTCAGGGCAAAATCCTTAAATTTCCCGGTTTCAGAAAGCTTTACATAGAAGGGGACGAAGAGGCGCAGAAGGATGCCGAGGCTATCCTCTTCGATATAAAAGAGAACACTCCCGCAAAAGCGGAAAGCTTTGACCCCAAACAGAACTTTACTCAGCCCCCCGCAAGGTACACTGAGGCGAGCATAATCAAAACCCTTGAACAGGAAGGAATCGGCCGCCCAAGTACATACGCTTCCATCATCTCAACCATACAGGAAAGGGAATATGTTGAAACAGCGGAGAAAAAACTCCGCCCCACAGAGCTTGGCCGCATTGTGAACAGGCTTCTTGTCAGCAATTTTCCCAGCATCTTTGAAATAAAATTCACCGCAGGTCTTGAAACCGATCTGGATAAGGTTGCAGAAGGCGCAGTTAAGTGGGATGAGGTTCTGGATGAATTTTTCAGAAGCTTCAAGCCTGTTCTTGATGTTGCGGAAAAGCAGTTCAGCGTTAATTTGACCCTTGATTCCGAATGCCCGAAATGCGGCGGCGGACTGGTTATAAAATACGGAAAAAACGGCTCATTCGCAGCCTGCTCAAAATATCCTGAGTGTGATTTCTCCTCCGATTACGAAAGGCAGGAGGACGGAAGTATAAAGCTTATAGAGAAGCCCAAAAACGAATCCACAGGCATAGAGTGCGACAAATGCGGGAAAGAGATGGTTATCAAAAAGTCCCGCTTCGGTGAAATGCTTGCCTGCTCCGGCTATCCGGAATGCAAGAACATCAAGCAGTATGTGCGTGATGAGGAAGGCAAGGTGAAGCTTGTGGAGGAGATGACGGCGGAGATCAGCACCCCCTGCCCGAAATGCGGCGGCAAGCTTGCCGTTAAGAAAGGCAGAAGGGGCAACTTCATAGCCTGCTCAGGCTACCCGGAATGCAGCTTTACCGCTAATATTACCACGGATGCCAAGGGGAATATTTCCCCTGAGATTCTCAAGGTTGACGAAAATGTCAAATGCGAGAAATGCGGCAGCCCGATGGCGCTCAAGAAAGGGCCCAGAGGCCGCTTCTTCGCCTGCACAGCATATCCCAAATGCAAAAACGCCAAACCGATTCAGACTCTGGAAGACGGTACAATAACCGTTAAGGAATAG